The following proteins are co-located in the Hyalangium minutum genome:
- a CDS encoding Kelch repeat-containing protein encodes MSIRSEDSALTGAGYSLVGLGRPESFSARAQIPSATSHVMGAAVLGTKVYVAGGYLSSSSCTANLWEYDLATDKWRSRQQMSVARYGQVIVGARGKVYAIGGYVCNSTSGTQLTEIYDPQLNTWTLGAPLPDHNHHAAAYGILSDGKLHVVGGVDTISGGISSRSHVVYDFDTNRWSTARDLPVARHWSASGVLPDGRLILAGGHDGSSYRAETYLYDPATNSWAQVASMPGILAYHTGAVIAGQLHTFTGWDTAGRNYHYIYDPLSGTWSSGAAVPFTGYAPSVAQLRGGALIIGGWTNSAITSVYEYLAPLYLYSK; translated from the coding sequence ATGTCCATCCGCTCAGAGGACTCCGCGCTGACAGGCGCGGGCTACTCCTTGGTCGGACTGGGCAGACCCGAGAGTTTCTCTGCGCGTGCGCAGATCCCCTCGGCAACCAGTCACGTCATGGGAGCTGCCGTTCTGGGAACCAAGGTCTACGTAGCTGGCGGCTATCTCAGCTCCTCCTCTTGTACCGCCAATCTATGGGAGTACGATCTCGCCACCGATAAATGGAGGTCACGGCAGCAAATGTCCGTGGCCCGCTATGGACAGGTTATCGTCGGCGCCCGCGGCAAGGTCTACGCCATTGGCGGTTACGTATGTAACAGCACCAGTGGCACCCAACTCACCGAGATCTATGACCCCCAACTCAATACCTGGACTTTGGGGGCACCCTTGCCGGATCACAACCATCACGCTGCCGCGTACGGGATCCTGTCAGATGGGAAGCTGCACGTGGTAGGGGGAGTCGACACCATATCCGGCGGGATTAGCAGCCGTTCACACGTCGTCTACGACTTCGACACGAACAGATGGAGCACGGCTCGCGACCTGCCGGTTGCTCGCCACTGGTCGGCCTCGGGAGTTCTGCCCGACGGCCGCCTCATCTTGGCAGGAGGACATGACGGCTCCAGCTATCGAGCCGAAACCTATCTTTATGATCCCGCCACGAACTCCTGGGCTCAAGTGGCGTCCATGCCTGGGATCTTGGCCTACCACACTGGAGCTGTCATCGCCGGGCAGCTACACACCTTCACAGGTTGGGACACTGCAGGCAGAAACTACCATTATATCTATGATCCGCTTTCTGGCACATGGTCGAGTGGAGCTGCCGTACCCTTCACAGGCTATGCGCCTTCAGTTGCCCAGCTCCGCGGGGGCGCACTCATCATTGGCGGGTGGACCAACAGCGCGATCACCAGCGTCTACGAGTACCTGGCACCGCTCTACCTCTACTCCAAGTAG